One Sporanaerobacter acetigenes DSM 13106 genomic window carries:
- a CDS encoding 2-hydroxyacyl-CoA dehydratase has translation MKTLHLGLDVGSTTVKLVVLNNKFEILFSSYKRHFSDIKSSVKDLVLEAYSRFKNEDITIMVTGSGGLAVNKWLEIPFIQEVVASTTAIRKFIPKTDVAVELGGEDAKITYFDGGIDQRMNSMCAGGTGAFIDQMASLLETDAEGLNKLSQKHKAIYPIASRCGVFAKTDIQALINQGASKEDIAASVFQSVVNQTITSLACGRPIKGNVAFLGGPLHFLSELRERYIETLKLKDEEVIYPENAQLFVAIGAAIASIEGKEISFQELRDRLICLDKPIDMEVKRLRSLFLDEDELTKFREEHKTHKLIEKDIKTFSGKCFLGIDAGSTTTKVVLIDEENNILYSYYGNNQGKPLELVVKILKEVYSSLPKGGYIAYSAVTGYGEELIKAALHVDEGEVETIAHYKAANYFLPGVDFILDIGGQDMKCMRIKDGVIDSILLNEACSSGCGSFIETFAHSVNMSAEEFLQEALMAENPVDLGSRCTVFMNSKVKQAQKESATLGDIAAGLSYSVIKNALQKVIKIRDPEQMGEKIVVQGGTFYSDAILRSFELVSGRKAVRPDDPGLMGALGAALIAKERYNPKTSTSLVDSDKLDSFSYSTKMRRCGGCGNNCLLTINMFSDGNRYITGNRCEKGAGLTNKKKDVPNLFEYKYKKTFDYTPLGEEEAKRGIIGIPRVLNMYENYPFWFTFFTELGYRVVLSGNSNRELYEKGIGTIPSETICYPAKLAHGHIVDLIDKGVKTIFYPCIFYEKKEDENANNHLNCPVVTSYPEVIKHNMDEIRENNIQFLNPFLTLDDKEGLKKGLIKGLKELSISKRDIEKAVDIAWDEKQRYKEDIRKKGEEVLEYLKQHNMEGIVLAGRPYHIDPEINHGIPNLISSLGIAVLTEDSVCHLEGVERPLRVVDQWTYHSRLYNAANFVAKERNLELVQLNSFGCGLDAVTTDQVQEILANYEKIYTVLKIDEVNNLGAVKIRLRSLIAAVQERDKNGFEPTRVGELSKRVIFTTEMREKHTILAPQMAPIHFKLLQEAVNTCGYNFEILPSVDKKAIDEGLKYVNNDACYPSIIVVGQFINALKSGKYDLDNTSVLMTQTGGVCRASNYIGFIRKALKDAGLEQVPVISVNPYGMEANPGFTYSMDMARKGIMAVMYGDLLMRVLYRVRPYEKIKGSANLLFEKWMEKCIESVKVGDKKVFIENVEGIVRDFDELEIEKIQKPKVGIVGEILVKYHPTANNDIVGILEDEGAEVVVPDLTDFLMYCAYNETFKYKYLSKARLNKFVGDVAILYMEHYRKPLKKALKKSKRFNTPMKIQKLADAVSPLVSVGNQAGEGWLLTAEMVELIESGVENIVCVQPFGCLPNHVTGKGMIKAIKEKYPKANIVAIDYDPGASEVNQLNRLKLMLSAAQDNLKDDLGSSEEDESLSSYNS, from the coding sequence ATGAAAACATTACATTTAGGATTGGATGTAGGTTCAACAACTGTAAAGCTGGTAGTATTAAACAACAAGTTTGAAATACTTTTTAGTAGTTATAAGAGACATTTTTCAGATATAAAAAGCAGTGTTAAAGATTTGGTACTTGAAGCTTATTCTAGATTTAAAAATGAGGACATAACTATAATGGTTACTGGATCAGGAGGATTGGCAGTCAATAAATGGCTTGAAATTCCTTTTATTCAAGAAGTTGTTGCGTCTACTACAGCAATTAGAAAATTTATTCCTAAAACTGATGTAGCTGTAGAACTTGGTGGTGAAGATGCAAAGATAACTTACTTTGATGGTGGAATAGATCAAAGAATGAACAGTATGTGTGCTGGAGGAACAGGTGCATTTATAGATCAAATGGCATCTTTGCTAGAGACAGATGCAGAAGGATTAAATAAACTTTCCCAAAAGCACAAGGCAATATATCCTATAGCTTCTAGATGTGGAGTGTTTGCAAAGACAGACATTCAAGCATTGATAAATCAAGGGGCTAGTAAGGAAGATATTGCTGCCAGTGTATTTCAATCTGTTGTGAATCAAACAATAACTAGTCTTGCTTGTGGAAGACCCATAAAGGGGAATGTGGCTTTTTTAGGTGGACCACTTCATTTCTTATCTGAACTTAGGGAAAGATATATAGAAACATTAAAACTTAAAGATGAAGAAGTTATATATCCAGAAAATGCACAATTGTTTGTTGCTATAGGGGCAGCTATTGCTTCAATAGAGGGAAAAGAAATTAGTTTTCAAGAGTTGAGGGATAGGCTTATTTGCTTGGATAAACCTATAGATATGGAAGTGAAAAGATTAAGGTCTCTTTTTTTAGATGAAGATGAACTTACAAAGTTTAGAGAAGAACATAAGACACATAAATTAATTGAAAAGGATATAAAAACTTTTAGCGGAAAATGTTTTTTAGGAATAGATGCAGGATCAACTACTACTAAAGTTGTCCTTATAGATGAAGAAAACAATATATTATATTCTTATTATGGAAACAATCAAGGAAAACCATTGGAATTAGTAGTGAAAATACTTAAAGAAGTTTATTCTTCTTTGCCAAAGGGTGGATATATTGCTTATTCTGCGGTTACAGGATATGGAGAAGAGCTTATAAAAGCAGCACTTCACGTAGATGAAGGAGAAGTGGAGACTATTGCTCACTACAAGGCTGCAAATTATTTTCTTCCTGGAGTAGATTTTATACTTGATATTGGTGGACAAGATATGAAATGTATGAGGATAAAGGATGGAGTTATTGATAGCATTCTTTTGAATGAAGCTTGTTCTTCAGGTTGTGGTTCTTTTATTGAAACATTTGCTCATTCAGTAAATATGAGTGCAGAAGAGTTTTTACAAGAAGCTCTTATGGCAGAAAATCCTGTGGACTTAGGTTCCAGATGTACAGTATTTATGAATTCTAAAGTAAAACAGGCTCAAAAAGAAAGTGCTACTCTTGGAGATATAGCTGCAGGTCTTTCTTATTCAGTCATAAAAAATGCTTTGCAAAAAGTAATAAAGATAAGAGATCCAGAACAAATGGGAGAAAAAATAGTAGTTCAAGGTGGTACTTTTTATAGTGATGCTATACTCCGAAGTTTTGAATTGGTTTCAGGGAGAAAGGCTGTGCGCCCTGATGATCCAGGACTTATGGGTGCCCTTGGAGCAGCCCTTATAGCTAAAGAACGATACAATCCTAAAACAAGCACATCTTTAGTAGATAGTGATAAATTAGATAGTTTTTCTTATAGTACGAAGATGAGAAGATGCGGAGGTTGCGGTAACAACTGTCTTTTGACCATAAATATGTTCTCCGATGGAAATAGATACATAACTGGGAACAGATGTGAAAAAGGAGCTGGACTTACCAACAAGAAAAAAGATGTACCTAATCTCTTTGAATATAAATATAAAAAGACTTTTGACTATACTCCGTTAGGTGAAGAAGAAGCTAAAAGAGGAATTATAGGTATTCCCAGAGTGTTAAATATGTATGAAAATTATCCATTTTGGTTTACTTTTTTCACTGAGTTGGGTTATAGAGTAGTTTTGTCTGGAAACTCAAATAGAGAACTTTACGAAAAAGGAATAGGAACTATACCAAGCGAAACAATTTGTTATCCAGCGAAATTAGCTCATGGTCATATTGTGGATTTAATAGACAAAGGGGTAAAGACTATATTTTATCCATGCATTTTCTATGAAAAGAAAGAGGATGAAAACGCAAATAATCATTTAAATTGTCCTGTTGTAACTTCATACCCAGAAGTTATAAAGCACAATATGGATGAAATTAGAGAAAATAATATACAATTTTTAAATCCATTTTTAACTTTGGATGATAAAGAAGGACTTAAAAAGGGACTTATAAAAGGTTTAAAGGAACTATCTATATCAAAAAGAGATATTGAAAAAGCAGTAGATATTGCTTGGGATGAAAAACAAAGATATAAAGAAGATATAAGAAAAAAAGGTGAAGAAGTACTTGAATACTTAAAGCAACATAATATGGAAGGAATAGTACTCGCTGGCAGACCATATCATATAGATCCAGAAATAAATCATGGTATTCCAAATTTAATTTCTTCATTGGGGATTGCTGTATTAACTGAAGATTCAGTATGCCATTTAGAGGGAGTGGAAAGACCACTACGAGTAGTTGATCAATGGACTTATCATTCTAGACTTTACAATGCAGCTAATTTTGTAGCAAAAGAAAGGAATTTAGAACTTGTTCAACTAAATTCTTTTGGGTGTGGGTTAGATGCAGTGACTACTGACCAAGTACAAGAGATATTGGCAAATTATGAAAAAATATATACTGTGTTAAAGATAGATGAAGTGAACAATCTAGGCGCAGTAAAAATAAGATTGCGTTCATTGATAGCAGCAGTGCAAGAAAGAGATAAAAATGGGTTTGAACCTACAAGGGTAGGAGAGTTGTCAAAGCGAGTTATATTTACTACAGAAATGAGAGAAAAGCATACAATACTTGCGCCACAGATGGCTCCTATTCACTTTAAATTGTTGCAAGAAGCTGTGAATACTTGCGGATACAATTTCGAAATATTGCCTTCAGTGGATAAAAAAGCTATTGATGAAGGGCTCAAATATGTAAACAATGATGCGTGTTATCCATCTATAATAGTAGTTGGACAGTTTATAAATGCGTTGAAATCGGGGAAATATGATTTAGATAACACATCAGTTTTGATGACTCAAACAGGAGGAGTATGTAGAGCTTCGAATTATATAGGATTTATAAGAAAGGCTTTAAAAGATGCTGGACTTGAACAGGTACCAGTTATAAGTGTAAACCCATATGGGATGGAAGCTAATCCTGGTTTTACTTATTCCATGGATATGGCTAGAAAGGGAATCATGGCTGTAATGTACGGTGATCTCCTCATGAGGGTTCTATATAGAGTGAGACCCTATGAAAAAATAAAAGGTTCTGCCAATCTTTTGTTTGAAAAGTGGATGGAAAAATGCATAGAATCTGTAAAGGTTGGAGATAAAAAAGTCTTCATAGAAAATGTTGAAGGAATAGTTAGGGATTTTGATGAATTAGAAATAGAAAAAATTCAAAAACCAAAGGTAGGGATTGTTGGAGAAATACTTGTCAAATACCATCCTACAGCTAATAATGATATTGTGGGTATTCTTGAAGATGAAGGTGCAGAGGTTGTAGTACCAGATTTGACGGATTTCTTGATGTATTGTGCATATAATGAAACTTTTAAATACAAATATCTATCTAAGGCAAGGCTCAATAAATTTGTAGGAGATGTGGCCATATTGTATATGGAACACTATAGGAAACCTTTAAAGAAAGCATTGAAAAAGAGTAAGAGATTTAATACACCTATGAAGATACAAAAATTGGCTGATGCAGTATCACCATTGGTATCAGTAGGAAATCAAGCTGGGGAAGGGTGGCTTCTAACTGCAGAAATGGTAGAACTGATAGAAAGTGGTGTCGAAAACATAGTGTGTGTTCAACCTTTTGGATGTCTTCCAAATCATGTGACGGGAAAAGGAATGATTAAAGCTATAAAAGAAAAATACCCTAAGGCCAATATTGTTGCAATAGATTATGACCCTGGGGCAAGTGAAGTAAATCAATTGAATAGATTGAAAC